TCATCGTCGAATAGCACCGTCGAATAACACGGTCGAATAAGACCGAAGACATGCGAAAAGTGGTCCGGACAGTCCGGACCACTTTTTCGTCAGGAGTCGAAATCGGTGCTGGTGGTGAGGTCTTCCCACTTGTCGATCTCCGCGGCACGTGCCTGCGCGACGCGGCGGTAGGCCGACAGCGCATCGGAACCGAGCAGCAGAAACGCAGGCGGCTCAGGCGATTCGACGGCCTTGAGGATCGCGGCGGCCGCCCTGACCGGATCCCCGGGCTGCGTGCCGTGCACCCGGTCGTGTTCCTTGCGACGCTTGCCCGCGGTGTCGGCGTAGTCGTCGATCACCGTGGTCGACTGGGTCAGCGACCGCCCGGCGAAGTCGGTGCGGAACCCGCCGGGCTCGACGACGGTGACCGAGATGCCCAGCGGGGCGAGTTCGGTGTGCAGGGACCCGCTGAGTCCCTCGACCGCGGCCTTGGCGGCCGCGTAGTACCCGGACCCGGGCGGGGTGATCTGCGCCCCGATCGACGAGATGTTGACGATGGCACCGCGCCTGCGCGCTCGCATGCCCGGCAGCACTGCCTTGATGGTGGCGACCGTGCCGAAGATGTGGGTGTCGAAAAGCGTGCGGACGTCGGCGTCGTCGCCTTCCTCGACCGCCGCGCGGTAGCCGTAGCCGGCGTTGTTCACCAGCACGTCGACGCCACCGAACCGCTCCTCGGCCTGCTGCACGGCCGCGGTGACCTGCTCGGGCCGGGTGACGTCGAGCGCCGCCGCGACCACACGGTCCGGTGCGGACTCGGCGATGTCGCTCACCGCGGCGACGTCACGGGCCGTGACCACCAGATTGTGGCCCGCCGCGGCCACTGCCTGGGCGAGCGTGCGCCCGATTCCTGTGGAGCATCCGGTGATCAGCCATGTGGTCATGTCCTCACCCTAACGAATTCAGCCTCGCGGGATCATTGCGGCGGGCGGCCGCCGAGACTTCTGGTGATCTGCTCGGCATAGCCGACGACGAGGTCGACCCACTGCTCGCACTTCTCCAGCGGCATGCGGACCGTGGGGCCGCTGACCGTGAGTGCGCCGAGAATGTCACCGGCAGAATCGAATACGGGTGCCGAGAGCCCGGATGCCGAATCTTCACGCTCCCCGGTGGTGATCGCGTATCCGTCGGCCTTCGCCTTGGCGATCAGCCCCGCCAGTTCGTCGGCGCTGGTGACGGTGCCCTCGGTCATGGGTTCCAGCGGCGCGCCGAGGATGCGTTCTGCCAGCTCGGGATTCCACGCCAACAACACTCGTGAGGCCGAACCCACATGCAGCGGTATGACTTTGCCGACGTACATGTGCCTGCGCAGGGCCTGGTGGGTCTCCGCGACCGCGACACATACGCGGAAGTTCTGTTCGACGGTGAAAAAGCATGCCGTCTCACCGATCTTGTCGCGGATCTCTTTGAGCACCGGGGTGACGATCGCGAGCACGTCGAGGTCCTTGCGTGCGGTGGCGGCCCAATAGGACATGCGGATGCCGACGCGGATCTGCTCGCCGACGCGGTCCAGCATGCCCTGAGCCACCATGTT
This region of Mycolicibacterium goodii genomic DNA includes:
- a CDS encoding oxidoreductase, which codes for MTTWLITGCSTGIGRTLAQAVAAAGHNLVVTARDVAAVSDIAESAPDRVVAAALDVTRPEQVTAAVQQAEERFGGVDVLVNNAGYGYRAAVEEGDDADVRTLFDTHIFGTVATIKAVLPGMRARRRGAIVNISSIGAQITPPGSGYYAAAKAAVEGLSGSLHTELAPLGISVTVVEPGGFRTDFAGRSLTQSTTVIDDYADTAGKRRKEHDRVHGTQPGDPVRAAAAILKAVESPEPPAFLLLGSDALSAYRRVAQARAAEIDKWEDLTTSTDFDS
- a CDS encoding IclR family transcriptional regulator, producing MAKGDGDSGKQQTLLVLTKIVEILNAFTLARPAMTLGEIQQATGLPTSTVQRLVSNMVAQGMLDRVGEQIRVGIRMSYWAATARKDLDVLAIVTPVLKEIRDKIGETACFFTVEQNFRVCVAVAETHQALRRHMYVGKVIPLHVGSASRVLLAWNPELAERILGAPLEPMTEGTVTSADELAGLIAKAKADGYAITTGEREDSASGLSAPVFDSAGDILGALTVSGPTVRMPLEKCEQWVDLVVGYAEQITRSLGGRPPQ